From the genome of Rhinatrema bivittatum chromosome 11, aRhiBiv1.1, whole genome shotgun sequence:
CTCTTGCATACAGATCTTAGATAACTTCTTCTCAATGCCTGCGATTTGCACATCGACTTGCAGATCTTTTGTCTGGAGAGCTCGGAGATTGCTCTCCCTCTGTTTCAGCTTTTCGTCTTGCCTGGACAGGTAGATCACATGACCCAGGTACACCAGTGTTGGTGTGCTGACAAACAAGAACTGCAGAACCCAGAACCGGACATGAGAAATGGGGAAAGCCTTGTCATAGCAGACATTGATACAACCTGGCTGCTTAGTGTTGCAAAGAAACTCTGACTGTTCATCCCCCCAAACAGACTCTCCAGCCAACCCCAAGATCAAAATCCGGAAAATGAAGAGCACCATCAACCAGACTTTGCCGATGGCAGTGGAATGCTCCTGTACTTGGTCCAACAATTTCTCCAAGAAGCCCCAATCTCCCATTCTCTTTGGATGCTGTATCTGTAAATTAGAGGATAATTCACTGTCAAACTATACATGAATTGTATGCTCATACCCATGGAAATCTGTTTGTATGCAAAAAAATCTCATCTACTTTGCTGTTTTGTAAATGGTTGTTAGAAATATGTTTTAGCTTAATACTGCATCAGATTAAATGTTAAGTACTCAATGCAGAGGTTGGTAATTTCCAGTCCTCGGGTCTTcaagatatccttaatgaatatgcatgaaatagtttTGCATGTTAACCGCTTCAGTTCTATGCAAGTCTGTGTCGTGCACATTCatcaaggatatcctgaaaacgccAGCAGATTAATGGCCACTGGGACTGGAGTTTGCCCTCACCTGTCTTAACGTGGTGCTTAAAACCCCAAATCACCTGCAAATAAGAGTGCAAAACGCAGCATGGGCACCCCAAAACGTTCACAGTGCACCAGGACTTTTAAATGAATCCCTTTTCAAGGAAAGCTCTTACGGGCAGGATGGAACCTGCTGGAAAGTAAATCCTTTTTATGTTAGAGTTTTATTCAAAGCTTAAATCTATATGTAAGTCCAAAAGAAAATTAGGAAAGGGCCACAGAGCCAGGAGAGATCTTAGGCAGGGACAATGCCAAAGAAATATAACAAACACCTCCATATATTTATTATATCGTGCAGTGATAGCCAAGTTCGGTTCTGGAGTGCCGCATACAAGACATCTGTAATGAATAACCATtgcatgcagatctgtctcatgcatattcattgtggttgtCCTGAAAGTCAGCCCTGTTtgaggcactccaggaccagagctgcctacCCCTGTTATAGTGAATGCAAAATGACAAGATCCAGAAAAAGGGACTGAAACTGGGTCTTGGGCATGGGACAGCCATCCAGCTCTCTCTCTGTTTAGGCTGACGGTGCCATAACATCCGTCATAAGgaagacagagagaccatctcgcCCTGCAGAACCCGCTGAACTGCCATTCCGGAAGCTGGATAGttcatttaaaaaggttttttgcTTTGGATTTAAAAGAAAAGCAAACCCTGCAGTTGTCGACCTATGAACTGTTCATTAGGGAGCTGCACTATTAGCAAGAAAGAGGGACACAGAATTGTGAGGAAGGAGGTGGCAGGACACATTAAAACAATCTTTTGTGATGCCTGGAAATATGCTACCGGCTGCATGCAAGGGGTTAACTGGCAGTAACTTTCTTTTTCTGACAGAATTTTTCTGTTGATCTGATTGAGCAGTTCCAAAAAAAAGCCCAACCAGTAATCAGCAAACTTTCTGCGGTGCCTGAAATCATCAGGGTAGCAGAGAAGGCAGCTGTGAGCTGAAGCAGACAAGAGGTTTCTTCTCACCTACCTGTCTTGTCGCTGGCCTGTCTCTGCTCAGCACAGAGGGGACGAGCAGAAGCAATGGTTATGGAATCCTTCCAGCTGCCAAACTACTGGAAGTGCtggatggagaggggaagagacgTCCATGGCTCAGGGAGCGGCAACAGGAACTGCAGGGAGGGCCAAGGTACATGCAGGAtgctgggggcagggcaggaatTCGGGGAGGATGCTGAATCGAGGGGTGGGGATTTGCGGGAGGGAAGGACCATACACTTGTGCTGGAGTTTGCTAGCTGCGTGTTTAATGTCTGAAGATAGAGGGGAGAGCTGGAAAAATCACATCCTGGCAGGTACTGGTTTTAACCCAATATAAAGAAATCACTGGAAGGTTTCCATTAAAGAATaactggggaggaggggaataaacagaagaaaagaacattccagagcttattttATTCCCTAGAAGTGAATGTGCCACATCCTCACATCAAGAATTACCTTTTTCCTCAAGCATGAGGAAAAACCCTTCCTCGAGAGCcaaaaacaggcctggttttcaggatatccacaatgaataaaacggaaaatgtcataatgccgctgtacaattaagctctggaatttgttgccagaggatgtggttagtgcagttagtgtagctgggcttaaaaagggtttggataagttcttggaggagaagtccattacctgctattaatcaagtttacttagggaatagccactgccattagcaatggtaacatggaatagacttagtgtttgggtacttgccaggttcttgtggcctggattggccactgttggaaacaggatgctgggcttgatggacccttggtctgacccagtatggcatgttcatacGTATCACTCCATAAGGGCATCCAAAAtagtaaaggggatggaacagctcccctatgaggaaaggctgaagaggttaggacttttcagcttggagaagagacggctgaggggggatatgatagaggtgtttaagatcatgagaggtcttgaatgagtagatgtggatcggttatttacactttcagataatagaaggaccagggggcactccatgaagttagcatgtggcacatttaagactaatcggagaaaattctttttcactcaacgtacaataaagctatggaatttgttgccagaggatgtggttagtgcagttagtgtagctgggttcaagaaaggtttggataagttccattaacagctattaatcaagtttacttagggaatagtcactgctattaattgcatcagtaacatgggatcttcttagtgtttgggtaattgccaggttcttgtgacctggtttggcctctgttggaaacaggatgctgggcttgatgggcccttggtctgacccagcatggcaatttcttatgttcttatgaatctgcatgcactgcctccattgtatgcatatctctctcatgcagattcattgtggatatcctgaaaaccaggcctgttcagtcctcgagagccacagagTTGTCCACCTCTACTATAGTGAAAGGGAAGAAGTGCCTCTGGGATGCAGTACATTAAAGCAGGAGTGCTCAAACCGGTGTccgccagccagttgggttttcaggatatctctaatgaatatgcatgagaaatatttgcataaacaTGAGGTAGTGCATTGCAAAAAGGTATGGCTCTTCCTGACAGATTAAAACACCATCAGACAGATCCTGCCAAAGACAGTGGAATGTGCATGGATTTGGTCCAAGACAGTCTATAAAAGGCTGCAGCCTCTCATTCTCCCTAGATTTATTTGTAAATTACAAGAAAATTATAACCTGTTCTGCCCAATTCCTTCTGAAAGCACAATACTAGCATCTTAAATATGGGCTTACATCTGGAACAGATGTTAGCAGATGGattatgtttaaaaataaatacctgATCAATTTGAGAAGCAGTGCAAGATTATACACAGGCAGAACTATTTAGGAATAGAGAAATGCAAAAATCTTGGGGTGTTCTAAATCAGCAGTGGCAGAGCTCATACAGGGAATTATAGTTAATTGAACATTTTTCTGCAGTTATTCATTGTTTTGCTGAATCTTCTTGTCCTTATTCTGAACATTTTGAGATGAACTTGCAATTTACATGAAGCAAATTGATGCAGGAAATGGACTTTGGCTTATGAACAATAAACAGAAAATTATTCTTGGAAGCAATGTTATTTTGGGACATCAGCAGAGTGCGTTTCCCTTTGTTTTGCTATTATATGCCAAATTCATTGGTTGTGGCAGATTTTGAACAAACAGCCCAAAACGGCACATTAAATGACGATGTGCATTCAAGCTCAATGATTTCCCTACTCTGGCTGAATGCACTCTGAAACTGGGGGCTAGAAATATGAGAGCAGCCCGAGTTTCACTGGTGAGCCTTGTGCTTCCCAAGCACTAGAGCAGGGAAGGAATGCACctgttcaccatagcttcttctccCACCCTGAAAGTACATCCTGGTGAGCTTTTGCAGAAGGCCCTCCTCTGAAGAGCTGACAGCAGTGGGGAGTCACAATGTGCAAGGCACAGCTTCTCATCTCCTGAACACCCAAACTAGCacgccgattcagtaaagtccgcgggagagcgggcgaatgctcctttttgacaggagcggcggctgtcggcgggtttgacagccgacgctcaattttgccagcgtcggttctcgagcccactgacagccactggttcggaaaccggacgccaacaaaattgagcatccggttttcgacccgacagctgccggccgacttccaatttttttttttaaactttttttttactcttcaggacctctgacttaatattgccatgatattaagtctgagggtgcacagaaaagcagtttttactgcttttctgtgcactttctcggtgccagaagaaattagcgcctacctttgggtaggcgctaatttctgaaagtaaaatgtgcggcttggctgcacattttactttctgaatcgcacgcgaatacctaatagggccctcaacatgcatttgcatgttgagggcgctattaggtttggcagtttggacacgcattttccgccccttactgaataaggggtaagggaaaacgcacgtccaatggcaggttaacagtgcactccggagcgcactgtactgtatcggacTGATAGTGTTGGAGTGGAAATGACTTCACATCCTATCCAAAGGACTTGAAAGCATTCAGCTGTGAGGCAGCAGCACATCAAGACTTGGGTTACCCTGACTATGGGGATCCTGAAACAAGTCATCCTAATGTTGTCATGCAAGGAGAGTCAAAGAGGCTTTTATCTGACTCCTAAGTGCTCAGCTTATCCAAGTCCCTCGGGTCCTTCATGGCCTCTCATTCACTGGATGATACGTTGAGGTGCTAGTGATCGTTCACAGCCAGGCGGGATGCACAGAACAGTTTCTCCTTTCTTcatttaaaacagaaaagaaaactaAATTAACCAAAACCTGGTGGACTCTTTCTATTGGACTAACGCAATCCATGTCTTGACTAACTTGTGTAAGATGATATTCCTTGAATCAGAAGGATTGGAGAAAGGGAACATTAGTCAAGAAAAATATTGCTAGTCTTATAAAAAAGGGATCAACATTTATTTTGGGAGGATTTTGTTGATATTTGTTaaccttttttccctttgttCAAGTAGACTAACAAGGCAGCTACACTTCTTTCTACAAAAAATGGTATCAGGTTGGGTCTGAGCCCCACTACATTTTAATaaaagcccctcccccccaggcctTCACTGCCAaagcactccccctccccccaagcatcTTACCCCACTCTCAGTCGCTCCTGACCCACTGCAGCCacaattcaaaatggcgctggccaccCTCAGGCATCGGCAGAGCTGGAGCCGTTGGGGATGACTCCTGTCCCATGGATGAGATATGTGAGCAAGTCTTGTCTTttaactgagaaaattgaccatttaatccaactctctgtttcttgtcttttaaccaatttgtaatccacgaaaggacatcgcctcctatcccatgactttttacttttcctagaagcctctcatgaggaactttgtcaagcgccttctgaaaatccaaatacactacatctaccggttcacctttatccccttcacagtttattaaccccttcaaagaaatgaagcagatttgtgaggcaagacttcccttgggtaaatccatgttgactgtgtcccattaaatcatgtctttctatatgttctgtgattttgttcttgagaatagttcccactatttttcccggcactgaagtcaggctcactggtctataattacccggatcgcccctggagccttttttaaatattggggttacattggccaccctccagtccacACAGGCTATTATAGATCAGCAACTATGGGCACTTTTTGCTAATGATTTAATAtagcagttatttaccctttcaaataatactaaaacacgGGGACACTCCATGGAAGTGACTAGCAGCAGATTCAGAACAGACGGTAGAAAGtgcttttcactcagcgcacagtcaggctgtgggatctgttgccagaggatgtgatcaaggtgaccaGCACAGCGGGGTTTGGACAAGAACCTGCAGGAGACGTCCATCACTTAAGCTGTttctatccctgggaatgagtaacaggaatctgggatctgctgggtacctgCGACCTGGACTGCCACtggtggagacaggatgctgggctcgatggatcttggtctgacccagcttggcatttCTTATCACTGGTTCTAACTGATCTGGAAACCCAAAGAAATGGAGGAAAGTGTcagactcctccctctccaaatAAAGAGAAAAAGTTGTACATTAATTTTTACTCCCCTCGTATATGGAAGCAGCGCAGCCGTGAAAGAGCAGGCTGGGGTTCTCACAGCTGCACAGGAGGATGAGAGAGGAAGCAGCAAACAGAGCACATGTAGCAACTTTTCCTTCAAGTCAGGCCATgtaacaaaaccaaacaaaacccaACCtccagggagagaggagagggggtcaGAAATGGCTGGAATCATTGCCCTAGAAACAACAGTGAAAGGGAGAGGTGAATAGTTTTaaagggagaaggaaggaagtcagaggcaggagcagaaggatCGAGAAATTAATTATCAGAGCCAACACTTAACTTATTTCTTCAAAATCTGGATTGTGAGAGATGTCATGGGGCAAAACTCCAGAGTCATTGCGGCCCCTTGTTCTGCTGCTGTTGATACCCCCTCACCTTTTGCAGGCCTGAAGCTTGGCACAGATGGATTGCATTAGGCCAGTAAAATCTCTCACCCAAAGCTTCTTTGTTAACCTTCATTTCTACCACAAGCGAGTCAAACTCCAATCCACTAGCTAGGACGTCAGCGCCACCATCTGGTTAAAATAATATTGCAAATTCTTGCAGAGTCCCCAGCCACTTCCTGCAGCACTGCAGACCTCAGTGCAGGGGAAACCCTTGCAAGCTGACCCCGTCCCCCTCTGCGATGAAGTACATGAGCCATTCAACCTCCAGAAACCACATTTTCAGCATTGGTTTCTAACTTTAATACAGATAAACCTAAGTGTTTTCCTGAAAGCTTATGGATCTAGTCTGAAATTGGAAAAGAAGACCCCTCGCCATCCAAGCAATAACAGAGAGTGACCTTCCTCTTCATAAGTGAGCGGGTAAAATTGGGAAATCTGTCACGTTAGGGTCAGGGCAAACACAGGTGGGATGCAGGGTCCCCCAACTCCTGATGCACAAAGCTCATCCTAGAGCTTCTTTTTCACTGAAAGACGCCCacttcctgtgcatttattccttagCGGTATTTCAATATCTCCATTTCCCTCCTTTACATAGGAAgacctttaagtctatccccatatgcttacGATGAAGATCACGGACCATTTTCGGAACGGTGCTCTGGCCTcctcctgtttctatccttttgaagctgtggtctCCTGAATTGTACAGGggactccaaatgaggtctcagcaAAAATTTAGACAGAGGCTGTATTGCCACCTTTTTCTAACTGGCTATTCTTTTTTCCCTATGCACCAAAGCATCTTCTGCCTCACATATGATCaccccccagatcctgctcctcTTCTGTGCACTGAAGACCTTCAGCCCCTACCCTATACTggacttactgctcctttgggtttctgcAACCCAAGTGCACAAATCTGCATTTTCTTTAGGATTAAATTATTACCCGCCAGACTCAGGCTgcactagatcccttctcatgtttttcacaccttcATGGGTGTTTTGCCTGTAGCAGATATTATCTGCAAAAAAGCAAATCTTTGCAATAACCCTTCCACACTATcactcataaaaatgttaaaacagaACCTTCATTTGTAAGGAAGTGAGATTCAGGGCTACGAAGGAGGTTTTAAAATGccattaaaacaataacaaaaggaAGGTGAGACTCAGAAACAGTGCACCATGTGTATATTTTAGTTCCAGTTCTCAAGTTTTACAAAAGATCAAATGCAGCCTGGGAATGACAGACTGCGGTAAGGAGCTGGCCGTATCTATTAAAGCTGCAGCAGAAAcgcacaaagaaaaaaagaaagcgcAAAGTCGTCTCCTTTTCCTGAAAGAATTCCTACCCGCATACAAATTAAACGCATCCGTCCAGTATCCTGCCTATGGGAGAGGAGCTGggtggcaccccctccccctcacagccACTGTAACAATCCCCAAGCCCTCTCCACATTGCGGGAATTCCTCTAGAACGTCCAGGGCTGCGGCAGACAATAGGACTAAATTACCAagctccccgcccccctccctaATGCATAGAATTCAATAATCAGGCACTGTGTGAGAAAACATTTgtccatttgaaaatgaccccagaGGTTTGCAAACTGATGAGTAAATAAACAGTCAAACCATGAATACACTTTTCAAAGATACAGAATGAAAAAGATGTTCAGAAAAGGTGAAGATGACAGTGCACAGTTTGGAAAGTCAAAGTCTGTATTTCTAAGACTCAATGGGGCTGAATGTGCAAACCAATTCACATGTTAAAGATGAAGGTCTCCTGGACATGATGAAACTCCACACATCGGAATTTCTTTGGGTTTTCTCTTTACTGCCAGACAATCTTCCAGCTCATTCTGACAGGTTGCGCAACCAACaaggaggagcagagatgagGTGGTGTGCCTGCCCTCAGGGTGGGAACATTTTGTTCCTTGTGTTACACGTATTGTTGTTTGGAAGTAGAGCTTCCCACTCTGCTCAATGGCCTTTCCTCAGTCTGGAGAGCAGCAGCATTCACAGGCATTGTGGAGAAGGGATTCTGGGATGGTTTGCTGGAGCCTGTGTAGGGAGGATGAGCCTCCGACATAGGAAGGTAGAAGTAGGGCTCATCCTCAAAGGGTTTGATTTGAACCTCTGATGGCTTCTGCAGGAAGCTGTTCATAGCCGATAGAGGCGAGCTCTTCCTCTGATTCTGAGATTTGCTTTTGTATTTCAGGTGAGCAAGCTCCAGCAGGTTGAGAAGAAGCGACACCAGAGCTACCACCATCATGAAAAAGATGAAGATGGTCTTCTCGGTAGGACGGGAGATAAAGCAGTCTACTTTGTGAGGGCATgggtctctttcacacacataaacaGGAGGCATAACAAAGCCATACAAATACCACTGGCCAAGCAGAAATCCCGCTTCAAAGATACttttacaaatgacacttataGTGTAGGTGAGCATCAAGGACCCCTGTATTTTGAGCTTCTTGGAGGGTTTCTTATCCAAAAAAGATTCTGTTTGCAGGTCTTGTGTCTGGAGACCTCTGAGCTCACACTCACGCCACATCTGCTTTTCTTCCCGCCTGGACAGGTAGATCACATGACCAAGGTAGAGCAGAGTTGGAGTGCTGACAAACAGGAACTGCAGAACCCAGAATCGGATGTGGGAGATGGGGAAAGCCTGGTCATAACAGACATTTTCGCAGCCGGGCTGCTGGGTATTGCAGACAAAGTCTGACTGTTCATCCCCCCAGACAGACTCTCCAGCTACGCACAGGACCAAGATCCGGAAAATGAAGAGCACAGTCAACCAGATCTTCCCAATGAGCGTGGAGTGCTCCTGCACCTCATCCAGGAGATGCTTCAAAAAGTCCCACTCCCCCATTCTCCGTCAGTCCTAGAAATAAGTTAGAAAAGTTAGCTTTACTCAGCTCCCAGCCTAGGTCGCATCACTGAAGTACATAGTAGCTTGATTCCCTCATTCCCAGAGTAAATTACCAACTGTATCTTTGCACATTATACCTTCCTCCTTCAGGCCATCTGGAGTGGATGACCTCAGGAAGCTTCCAAAGAGTGAAAAGGAGTTGGAACAATGCTGGTGCTATTACCCTATACCAgaaatggcagcggaggcacaaGGAGATAATGTGACATAGCTACAGGCAATCCTGAGAGTCAGCGACGGGGAGCTGGACTGTACCCAGGATATTGCCTAAAACATAGGTCAATCCTCCAATCACAAGCCCATCATCCCTCAGTCCTGTTTTCCTCACCATTAAAGTGCAGTGTGTTTACTTAACAATGATTGAGATATAGAATTTTTACCTTAATTCCTGTTATTAATGATACAATAGGTTTTGCTTAAGAATGCAGTAGGTCTTTTAAATGTCTAAAGTACAGCATAGGAAGGTGGGTGAAAAGGTTACAGCCTATAGGCATTAGAATAAACTCAAATAAACCGTGTGTTGGAACTAGTTAGCAAGTCTAAACTAAGAAAACTATATAGCAAGAGTTAAAATCTGATCAGAATAACCAAATGGTAAACGTGAGTCCAACAAGACAGACACATTTCTACAAAAGTAACTCAAACAGGAGCCCCGAGTCTCAGCGGCCACtataagaaaacaaaactatATCTTCCTCTGACTCACCGCGCCCTTCACGGTCCCACAATGTCCTCAACTTGGATAAAAGGGACaagtcctcctccttcctgtggtCCCCTTGATGGAAATAGAAATTGTGGAACCGCGGGGGCTCTTGTATCTACGGAGCCCCGCGAGGTTCAATCGTTAGCGCGGATCCACGTAGGCCAAGCAGCTGAGGTTTGAGTTTCGCGGAGCTTCGTAGATTTAGAGTCCCGCGAAGTTCAAACATCAGCGCGGGGTCTGTACAGGTGAAGCGGCGGAGGTTTGAGCTCCGCGGAGCTCCGTAGATTCAAGAGTCCTGCGGAGTTCAAACATCAGCGCGGGGTCTGTACAGGTGAAGCGGCGGAGGTTTGAGCTCCGCGGAGCTCCGTAGCTCCAAGAGCCCCGCGAAGTTCAAACATCAGCGCGGGGTCTGTACAGGTGAAGCGGCGGAGGTTTGAGCTCCGCGGAGCTCCGTAGATTCAAGAGCTCTGTGGTTCCGTCAGGAGactgcaggagggaggaggaattgtGGCTGTACCTGCTTCCAGGTGCTGGCCCTAGGTTTGAGAGACGCACCCTAGCGATGGGAATAGCGCAGGGACCGAGAAATAGTTTGGGAGGGAACAAGAGAAAAATGGGGCTGCAGGGAAGGCAGGAGAGCAAGAACTGGGGGACTTGGGTAAGGTAAGAATGGGGATTGGATGGGTAGTGGGAGACCTGGGACTTGAGGATTAGGGGAGTGAACAAGGGAAGAATAGCCCCCAGGAACTGGGAGGAGAGTTGGGAAAGAATGGAGACTTGAGAGCAGGGAGAATAGGGGAAGACTGGGGACTTGTGGAATGGGGGGAATCGAAGAATGGGGACTGGGGAAATTTGAGAGaatggatgggggggaggggaagaaaggggacTGGGAGAATCTAGATGAATGGGTACTAGGTGATAAGGTTAGAATGGGGATTAGGGGAGAGCAGGGAAACATAGGATGGGGATTGGGGAGCAGTAAGGAAAAGATAAGATTCAAGGATTAGGAGGAGAGGCAGGGAAGATGGAAATGGTAGGAATCTGGAAGAAAAAAGGGACTCTGGACTGGGTGGAAGTGCAGAAGAAGAGTAGGGTCAGGAATTTGGGGGAAGAGCAGGggggaaatgggaacaacaagggAAGAATGGGACTCAGTgactggggagagggggagagcagttgaagaatggagacaggaTCTGAGGGAAAGTCTGGGAAAGCAGGGATTGAGATTAAGTAGGAGATTGGGGACTGAGATAGTGGGTGTAGAGCAGGGCTTGGATGTGTGTTGGGTTGAGGGGGTATGAGTTTGgagtaagaggaggaggaggctgaaggGTAGGATGGGGTGACCTGGAGGACAGGAGAGAGGGTGAGAACTAGTAAAAAGAGATGGGGTTTCTGTGGAGGGGTGCGAGAAAGGAAGGGGATGAGGAATGGGTctgaggaggtggtgaaagagGGGTAATAGGAGGCTGGGTAGGAGCTAAGTGACAGAAGAGAGTCTGGAGGCCAGGGAAGGAGCTGAGCTGGTGAAAGGTTGTGAGGGAAATGAAGGGGGTGAGTGCAGTGGGCAGAAATGGAGATCTAGGGAGTGAGGAAATAGGAGGCTGGGAAAGGAGCGAGAGATGGAAGGTGAAAGGTAAAAAGGAGACAGGGCTAGAGGGATTAAATGGGGGACAAGGAGAGGTGTAATGCAGCTATGAATGGCTAGCGAGTCAGAcgggaaagatcaatgtcagatgcagggagggaagaaatggaaaggagactctagaaaaGAACATAGAAGAAGACAAAAAGAGAGACCAAAACCAACCCAATCTGCCTGATGACAAAAGgtagaagaaaacattttattttctgtttttaatgcatgaattatgtcagctttgggaatgtgcatttcttatatctttgtattttgctaactctaggaggaaatgcatttgttATTCTCTACCTGCAGAGACGAGCTTCATGgagttttcatttcagttttgtttgcttctgtttttaatttgtggtcaatctgtgttctgcatgtcaGGGATTCTGCTGGCACGTAGTGTCTGCATAGGGATCTAGAACAGTCTGgctggtgtattggtgttctagggcctgtagTAATATTTGTATTGTTGCCCTTTCTTAGGAAGctttgctgttatttgagtcctgggGGTTAGTGGTGTTAGGGTATAGTAGGTTTGCTACATAAGTTCTCTGTccttttgcaggattttgtattacttcaaaaagtgcctggcagtagaaGATGTTTATGATTCTGTTACTGATGTGATACTAGAATTTGAATATAATTTTCCTTTTGTGTAGTCAGTTGAGAGGAGAAATTCCTGTGACCGTTGTTAAGAGAATTTCTACGGATGCAGAATGTGTT
Proteins encoded in this window:
- the LOC115100957 gene encoding gap junction alpha-4 protein-like, giving the protein MGEWDFLKHLLDEVQEHSTLIGKIWLTVLFIFRILVLCVAGESVWGDEQSDFVCNTQQPGCENVCYDQAFPISHIRFWVLQFLFVSTPTLLYLGHVIYLSRREEKQMWRECELRGLQTQDLQTESFLDKKPSKKLKIQGSLMLTYTISVICKSIFEAGFLLGQWYLYGFVMPPVYVCERDPCPHKVDCFISRPTEKTIFIFFMMVVALVSLLLNLLELAHLKYKSKSQNQRKSSPLSAMNSFLQKPSEVQIKPFEDEPYFYLPMSEAHPPYTGSSKPSQNPFSTMPVNAAALQTEERPLSRVGSSTSKQQYV